A genome region from Mycolicibacterium litorale includes the following:
- a CDS encoding flavin-containing monooxygenase, whose translation MTSEQYDAVIVGAGFAGIGAAIQLKRLGYANFVILDREDDLGGTWYVNHYPGLAVDVPTTTYSYFFEPNPKWSRLFSTGAEIKQYADDVADKYDVRRHIRFNTAVEGARWDEDAKLWRVTTADGQTLTTRYLITATGFLSQPRMPDIPGITEFEGTVIHTTDWDDSFDPAGRRIAIIGTGATAVQLIPELAKSAADLTVYQRTPIWVAPKVDIRFSERTKRLFARVPLLQRTVRAITDTIYELMITVGVVNYKVPLFRRLNMSAMDLCKLNQFIAIRDKELRRKLTPDYDIGCKRPTFSNSYFRTFTKPHVHLQADGIERVVADGIVNADGTKTEIDTLVLATGFDLWEANFPAIEVIGRNGRNLGKWWRDTRFQAYQGVSMPYFPNYLSLASPYAFLGLNFFNTMEYQMRLMDRLFTEVNRRGATTFEVTEEANAHYLERMTEALGNSLWTVGNCASSRSYYFNPSGEPSLLRPMSTRDAIKEASEFPLSDYQIA comes from the coding sequence ATGACTTCGGAGCAGTATGACGCGGTCATCGTGGGTGCGGGATTCGCCGGAATCGGCGCCGCGATTCAGCTCAAACGGTTGGGCTACGCGAACTTCGTCATCCTCGACCGCGAGGACGACCTCGGCGGGACCTGGTACGTCAACCACTACCCGGGCCTGGCCGTCGACGTCCCCACCACCACCTACAGCTATTTCTTCGAGCCCAACCCGAAGTGGTCGCGGCTCTTCTCCACCGGCGCGGAAATCAAGCAGTACGCCGACGACGTGGCCGACAAGTACGACGTCCGCAGGCACATCCGGTTCAACACCGCGGTCGAGGGTGCCCGCTGGGACGAGGACGCGAAGCTCTGGCGGGTCACCACCGCCGACGGGCAGACGCTGACCACCCGCTACCTGATCACCGCCACGGGCTTCCTGTCGCAACCGCGCATGCCCGACATCCCCGGCATCACCGAGTTCGAGGGCACGGTCATCCACACCACCGACTGGGACGACAGCTTCGACCCGGCCGGCCGGCGAATCGCGATCATCGGAACCGGCGCCACCGCGGTTCAGCTGATTCCCGAACTGGCGAAGAGCGCCGCGGACCTCACCGTCTACCAGCGCACCCCGATCTGGGTCGCCCCGAAGGTGGACATCCGATTCTCCGAGCGCACCAAGCGGCTCTTCGCCCGGGTACCGCTGCTGCAGCGCACCGTCCGGGCGATCACCGACACCATCTACGAGCTGATGATCACCGTCGGCGTGGTCAACTACAAGGTGCCGCTGTTCCGGCGCCTCAACATGTCGGCGATGGACCTGTGCAAGCTGAACCAGTTCATCGCGATCCGCGACAAGGAACTGCGCCGCAAGCTCACGCCGGACTACGACATCGGCTGCAAGCGACCGACGTTCTCCAACAGCTACTTCCGCACGTTCACCAAACCGCACGTGCACCTGCAGGCCGACGGTATCGAACGGGTCGTGGCCGACGGCATCGTCAACGCCGACGGCACCAAGACCGAGATCGACACGCTGGTGCTGGCCACGGGATTCGACCTATGGGAGGCGAACTTCCCGGCCATCGAGGTGATCGGCCGCAACGGCCGCAACCTCGGAAAATGGTGGCGGGACACGCGTTTTCAGGCCTATCAGGGTGTGTCGATGCCGTACTTCCCCAATTACCTCAGCCTGGCCAGCCCGTACGCGTTCCTCGGTCTGAACTTCTTCAACACGATGGAATACCAGATGCGGCTGATGGACCGGCTGTTCACCGAGGTGAACCGCCGCGGCGCCACCACGTTCGAGGTGACCGAGGAGGCCAACGCCCACTATCTCGAGCGGATGACCGAGGCGCTCGGCAACTCGCTGTGGACGGTCGGCAACTGCGCCTCGTCGCGGTCCTACTATTTCAATCCGAGTGGCGAACCGTCGCTGCTGCGCCCCATGTCGACGCGCGAC